In the genome of Cellvibrio sp. KY-YJ-3, one region contains:
- a CDS encoding beta-ketoacyl-[acyl-carrier-protein] synthase family protein, with translation MSPDQILIVDYDATCAAGSGMDELRAALATQRSGLRPNDFPGCNLPTWIGRVPAIDDYVFAPELAAWQSRNNALIALGLQQGTLQQSLAQLVGRFGSARIGVVMGSSTSSIDRSEEAYRHLDEQGQLPAEFLQENVLNPHAPGLFVAQLLGLDGPNMTVNTACSSSAKVFATGARWLRAGIVDAVLVGGADTLCQSVLYGFHSLQLVSESQCRPFDGARDGINLGEAAGFALLVRGDDAQGIEHTGIQLSGYGESSDAHHMSHPHPEGEGARLAIEQALAQAGLAPAQIDYINLHGTASRANDHIEGNLVGAMFLASTLASSTKGWTGHTLGAAGILESIFALEALTSGLVPGTLNLAQVDPEIAISMSAANQSADLTHVMSNSFGFGGNNACLIFSRAEVAA, from the coding sequence GTGTCCCCTGACCAGATATTGATTGTCGATTATGACGCGACCTGCGCCGCCGGTAGCGGAATGGATGAGCTTCGCGCCGCGCTTGCGACCCAGCGCTCCGGCTTGCGCCCGAACGATTTTCCCGGCTGCAATTTGCCTACGTGGATTGGTCGTGTCCCGGCAATTGATGATTATGTGTTTGCGCCGGAATTGGCCGCGTGGCAGAGCCGCAACAATGCGCTGATCGCCTTGGGCTTACAGCAGGGCACACTGCAGCAATCGCTGGCGCAACTGGTTGGACGTTTTGGTTCGGCGCGCATCGGTGTGGTGATGGGTTCCAGCACCTCCAGTATCGACCGCTCGGAAGAGGCCTATCGCCATTTGGATGAGCAAGGCCAGTTGCCAGCAGAATTTCTGCAAGAAAATGTACTAAATCCCCACGCCCCCGGTTTGTTTGTGGCGCAACTACTCGGCCTTGATGGCCCCAATATGACGGTAAATACTGCCTGTTCTTCCTCTGCCAAAGTCTTTGCGACCGGCGCGCGTTGGCTGCGTGCGGGTATTGTGGATGCGGTGCTGGTGGGTGGTGCTGATACCCTGTGCCAAAGTGTGCTCTACGGTTTTCACTCATTACAGTTGGTGTCCGAGTCCCAGTGTCGCCCCTTTGACGGCGCGCGCGATGGTATTAACCTCGGTGAGGCGGCCGGTTTTGCGCTGCTGGTACGTGGCGATGACGCCCAAGGCATTGAGCACACTGGCATCCAACTCAGCGGCTACGGCGAAAGCTCGGATGCGCATCATATGTCCCACCCGCACCCCGAAGGTGAGGGCGCGCGTTTGGCGATTGAGCAGGCGCTCGCGCAAGCGGGTTTGGCGCCCGCGCAGATCGACTATATTAACCTGCACGGTACAGCGAGCCGCGCCAATGACCATATTGAAGGCAACTTGGTGGGCGCTATGTTTCTAGCATCCACGCTTGCCAGTTCCACCAAAGGTTGGACTGGGCACACCCTTGGCGCTGCCGGAATTCTCGAATCGATTTTTGCGCTGGAAGCCCTAACCAGCGGATTGGTGCCGGGCACCTTGAACCTGGCGCAGGTCGACCCGGAAATCGCTATTAGCATGAGCGCGGCCAACCAAAGCGCAGACTTAACCCACGTGATGAGCAACTCCTTCGGCTTCGGCGGCAACAACGCCTGTTTGATTTTCAGTCGTGCGGAGGTGGCAGCATGA
- a CDS encoding PD40 domain-containing protein, translated as MTQFVTPSFFLSPWLVFGSLLTLTACGGGSSGGGSNGGQDPDPVVVDIPVAYIQRPIPLDEDGEPVYPDVFMPDSFNPGGELYLKARATTQAEVVNITRAAFAEHEFFDAENPNYDVKDVAVDSAGTRLLFAMRAPLDPDLDEDDEDQPTWNIWEYHLATKVLRRVISSDFEAEKGHDVSPRYLPDGRIIFSSNRQKRSKEILLDEGKPQFGAVTTQDNDITSFLLHSVKDDGTDIQQLSYHLSHDLQPQVMPDGRLVFMRWSGEQLSFYSANPDGTDVQRYFGDESLNQPLADDMTEVPRLLRPQILPDGRIAAIYLQNGLQLGGDMVVVDGADALEGAVQSLSVKPVNIATDLVSLHGRFASLSPLYDGTNRLLVSWSQCRLLQTETATTAARLQPCLPTLLIDGVPAEGYEEAPPFYGLWIYDLNNQTQLPVVLAEDGKVFTEALALEQSAYNPAFIQPTTDPDLAARNLGLLHIRSVYDLDGAFNAMNSGAADLQAMIARPADQRPARFIRLVKAVSRIDDDTLDDQDDNIYGNLFNGNNGIQEILGYAPVEADGSVMVTVPADVAFSLEILDRDGRQISANHNTYLQLRPGEQMTCNGCHAANNETVVHGRNDLPESPASINPGALSAINFPNTQRYERLGVPIAPEMGETMAEFAARSTFCEETVNGQVCGLMAGPGQDQNLRNPTVDLLFRDLWTAPGLTPAEAFSYRYNDLVPGATADQIPAPTPAACREESTWNANCRVVINYEYHIQPLWERERSTMTVGLATADNCIACHSPSADVDGVTTIKIPDGQLDLTRTKLQANAAMTSYLELTAGDNRQILNEETGLLEDERIPNGECNVDVDGNPIVDENGVCTDPVLVTVPVQASMSRGGARASGRFFDTFAAGGSHAGYLNAAELKLLSEWLDTNGRYYTNPFELALPN; from the coding sequence ATGACGCAATTTGTTACTCCATCGTTTTTCCTGTCCCCCTGGCTGGTGTTTGGCTCGCTGCTGACACTCACCGCCTGTGGCGGTGGTAGCTCCGGCGGCGGTTCCAACGGTGGTCAGGATCCAGACCCGGTGGTGGTGGATATTCCTGTGGCCTATATCCAGCGCCCCATACCGCTGGATGAAGACGGCGAGCCGGTCTACCCAGATGTGTTTATGCCCGACAGTTTTAACCCTGGCGGCGAGCTCTACCTGAAAGCGCGCGCCACGACGCAAGCAGAAGTGGTGAATATCACCCGCGCCGCGTTTGCGGAGCATGAATTTTTTGATGCGGAAAACCCCAACTACGACGTAAAAGATGTGGCGGTCGATTCGGCCGGTACCCGTTTGTTATTTGCCATGCGCGCGCCGCTCGACCCGGATCTGGACGAAGACGATGAGGATCAACCCACTTGGAATATCTGGGAGTATCACCTCGCCACCAAAGTTCTGCGCCGCGTCATCAGTTCCGATTTTGAAGCCGAAAAAGGTCACGATGTCAGCCCCCGCTACCTGCCCGACGGCCGCATTATTTTCAGTTCCAACCGCCAAAAACGCAGTAAGGAAATCCTGCTCGATGAAGGCAAACCCCAATTTGGCGCCGTCACCACCCAGGACAACGACATCACCAGTTTCCTGCTGCACAGCGTGAAGGATGACGGCACCGATATCCAGCAACTCAGCTATCACCTCAGCCATGACCTGCAGCCGCAAGTTATGCCCGATGGCCGTTTGGTATTTATGCGCTGGAGTGGCGAGCAACTGAGCTTTTACAGCGCCAACCCCGATGGCACTGACGTGCAACGCTATTTTGGCGATGAAAGCCTCAACCAACCCCTCGCCGATGATATGACCGAAGTGCCGCGTCTGTTGCGCCCACAAATATTGCCCGACGGCCGTATTGCCGCTATCTATTTGCAAAACGGCTTGCAACTGGGCGGCGATATGGTGGTAGTGGATGGTGCCGACGCGCTGGAAGGTGCGGTGCAATCCCTGTCGGTGAAACCGGTCAATATCGCCACCGATCTGGTGTCATTACACGGCCGTTTTGCTTCGCTCTCGCCACTCTATGATGGTACCAATCGCCTGCTGGTCAGTTGGAGTCAATGCCGCTTACTGCAGACCGAGACCGCCACCACGGCGGCGCGTCTCCAGCCCTGTTTACCAACCTTGTTGATTGATGGTGTGCCTGCCGAAGGTTATGAGGAGGCGCCACCCTTTTATGGCCTGTGGATTTACGACCTGAACAATCAAACCCAATTGCCCGTTGTGCTGGCCGAAGATGGCAAAGTGTTTACCGAAGCGCTGGCATTGGAGCAAAGCGCCTATAACCCGGCCTTTATCCAGCCCACTACCGACCCGGATCTGGCGGCGCGCAACCTTGGCTTGCTGCATATTCGCAGCGTATATGATTTGGACGGCGCCTTTAACGCCATGAACTCTGGCGCCGCCGACTTGCAAGCGATGATTGCCCGCCCCGCCGATCAGCGCCCCGCACGGTTTATCCGTTTGGTGAAAGCTGTATCCCGCATCGATGACGATACCCTCGACGATCAGGACGACAATATTTACGGCAACCTCTTTAACGGCAATAACGGTATTCAGGAGATCCTCGGTTACGCGCCGGTGGAGGCCGACGGTTCGGTGATGGTGACAGTGCCTGCCGATGTCGCATTTTCCCTGGAAATTCTGGATCGCGATGGCCGCCAAATCAGCGCCAACCACAATACCTATTTGCAATTGCGCCCCGGCGAGCAAATGACCTGCAATGGCTGCCACGCCGCGAACAATGAAACGGTGGTGCATGGGCGCAACGACTTGCCTGAATCACCTGCGTCTATCAATCCCGGTGCGTTGAGTGCCATTAACTTCCCCAATACCCAGCGTTACGAGCGTTTGGGCGTACCGATTGCCCCCGAAATGGGTGAAACCATGGCGGAGTTTGCGGCGCGTTCTACCTTTTGTGAGGAAACGGTTAATGGTCAGGTGTGCGGGCTTATGGCTGGCCCTGGTCAAGATCAAAACCTGCGTAATCCAACAGTAGATTTACTGTTCCGTGATCTGTGGACGGCGCCCGGCCTGACCCCGGCAGAGGCGTTTTCCTATCGCTATAACGATTTGGTTCCCGGCGCCACCGCCGACCAAATCCCTGCACCAACACCGGCTGCTTGCCGCGAGGAATCTACTTGGAATGCCAATTGTCGGGTGGTAATCAATTACGAATACCACATCCAGCCGTTGTGGGAGCGTGAGCGTTCTACGATGACAGTTGGATTGGCTACGGCAGATAATTGTATTGCCTGCCACTCACCTAGCGCAGACGTTGACGGCGTTACCACGATTAAAATCCCTGATGGACAATTGGATTTAACCCGTACCAAGCTGCAGGCAAATGCAGCCATGACATCCTATTTGGAATTGACCGCTGGTGATAATCGTCAGATTCTTAACGAAGAAACCGGCTTGCTGGAAGACGAGCGAATTCCGAATGGAGAATGTAATGTCGATGTGGATGGCAATCCGATTGTCGATGAGAATGGTGTTTGTACTGATCCTGTTTTGGTAACAGTGCCGGTTCAAGCTAGTATGTCGCGCGGTGGTGCGCGCGCCAGCGGAAGATTTTTCGATACTTTTGCTGCTGGCGGCAGCCATGCTGGTTATTTGAACGCGGCCGAGTTAAAGCTCCTGTCCGAATGGCTCGACACCAATGGTCGCTATTACACCAATCCCTTTGAGTTGGCCTTGCCTAACTAA
- a CDS encoding SH3 domain-containing protein, translating to MIASARRILKGRYLIMSLLLCVALPTQAQWFNWFSPDEPLQVVIDDAFINVYAGPGSGYPIFHVVEREEVITLLYSRTDWIKIKTKRDLEGWIKRDDMKLTLSPDGSKPDFPDNQQADYLVDRFELGAAYGDFAGADSLTMNLGYRFTKNLSAEVRYAENTGQFSDSQILAAAVLFQPFPEWRVSPFFSIGSGKIKTFPSATLVQTEDREDNLMQASLGAYVHLTGRLFLRADYTNHYVLTSRNTNEEVNEWKLGFNVFF from the coding sequence ATGATTGCCAGTGCACGCAGAATCCTGAAAGGGCGCTATTTAATAATGAGTTTGTTGCTCTGTGTAGCGCTGCCTACACAGGCGCAGTGGTTTAATTGGTTTTCACCCGACGAACCGCTGCAAGTCGTTATTGATGATGCGTTTATCAATGTGTATGCAGGCCCCGGTAGCGGCTACCCGATTTTCCATGTGGTCGAGCGCGAAGAAGTGATCACCCTGTTATACAGCCGCACCGATTGGATCAAAATCAAAACCAAACGCGATCTGGAAGGCTGGATTAAACGCGATGACATGAAGCTCACGCTGTCGCCCGATGGCAGCAAACCGGATTTCCCCGATAACCAACAAGCCGATTATTTGGTGGATCGGTTTGAGTTGGGCGCGGCCTACGGCGATTTTGCTGGCGCCGATAGTTTGACCATGAACCTGGGCTATCGCTTTACTAAAAATTTATCGGCCGAAGTGCGCTACGCGGAAAACACCGGCCAGTTTTCTGACAGCCAAATTCTTGCGGCGGCAGTGTTATTCCAACCTTTCCCCGAATGGCGCGTGTCGCCGTTTTTTAGCATTGGCAGCGGCAAAATAAAAACCTTTCCCAGCGCCACGCTGGTACAAACGGAAGACCGTGAAGACAATTTAATGCAAGCCAGTTTGGGCGCTTATGTACATCTCACCGGGCGTTTGTTTTTGCGCGCGGACTATACCAATCATTACGTGCTCACCAGTCGTAATACCAACGAAGAGGTTAATGAATGGAAACTCGGTTTCAACGTCTTTTTCTAA
- a CDS encoding beta-ketoacyl synthase chain length factor, which yields MSTPLSNKAPIAVDLVGIGAWGPAFNNWAELQTLFANPLIGDDLQWTTQVPKPEIIPANERRRAPLPVRAAVEVSWQALQQSGLASSDVACVFGSGLGDTEITDYMCRALTTAEKQLSPTKFHNSVHNAAAGYWTISSGCMKSANSIAAYQNTAGLALLEGMIQCQQHNEPVLVTLFDTAAHDAYRQIFACEQSFAAALLLVPAGAANAPIARLVMADETAASVIAPDLPCDQLDKLYRDNPAAKVLGLLQQLAAKRSGDCVFELSPRRALKLVVSF from the coding sequence ATGAGTACTCCGCTCAGTAATAAAGCGCCGATTGCGGTGGATTTGGTGGGCATAGGCGCCTGGGGCCCCGCGTTTAACAACTGGGCTGAGCTGCAAACGCTGTTTGCTAATCCATTAATCGGCGATGATCTGCAGTGGACGACTCAGGTGCCCAAGCCGGAAATTATCCCCGCCAATGAACGCCGGCGCGCGCCGCTGCCGGTGCGCGCCGCCGTGGAGGTGAGCTGGCAGGCATTGCAGCAATCGGGCTTGGCATCCAGCGATGTGGCCTGCGTATTTGGCTCCGGGCTGGGTGATACTGAAATCACCGACTATATGTGTCGTGCGCTAACTACCGCTGAAAAGCAGCTATCGCCGACCAAATTCCACAACTCGGTGCACAACGCCGCCGCCGGTTATTGGACGATCAGCAGCGGCTGTATGAAATCCGCCAACTCTATCGCCGCTTACCAAAATACCGCCGGTTTAGCGCTGCTGGAGGGCATGATCCAATGCCAGCAACACAATGAGCCGGTATTGGTGACCCTGTTTGATACCGCCGCGCACGATGCATATCGTCAGATTTTTGCCTGCGAGCAGAGTTTTGCCGCCGCGCTGCTACTCGTTCCTGCTGGTGCTGCCAATGCGCCAATAGCGCGCTTGGTGATGGCGGATGAAACCGCTGCAAGTGTTATCGCGCCAGATTTACCCTGCGACCAGCTGGACAAACTCTACCGCGATAATCCCGCCGCCAAGGTGCTGGGTTTGCTCCAGCAACTGGCGGCCAAACGCAGTGGTGACTGTGTGTTTGAGCTTAGCCCGCGTCGCGCCCTCAAGCTTGTTGTGAGTTTTTAG
- a CDS encoding outer membrane beta-barrel domain-containing protein gives METRFQRLFLSAVLLGIFSITQPVFAQDEGSDEDELEQVITPDIKRRQIKEDDLDTENFELGVFYGFLSIEDFGTNGVAGVTLAYHITESFFVEAAYGTSKTQKTSYELLSGGVELLTDDQRDLAYYNLSLGYNFLHGQIFMSDKWTFNNHFYLMAGAGNTDFAAKDYFTTTIGAGLRFYTTDWLALDLSMRGHSFEHELFGEAKRITNLESRLGVSVFF, from the coding sequence ATGGAAACTCGGTTTCAACGTCTTTTTCTAAGCGCAGTGCTGCTTGGGATTTTCAGCATCACCCAGCCGGTGTTCGCGCAAGATGAAGGCAGTGATGAGGATGAACTGGAACAGGTAATCACGCCCGACATTAAACGTCGTCAAATCAAAGAAGATGATTTGGATACGGAAAATTTTGAGTTGGGGGTGTTTTACGGTTTTTTATCCATTGAGGATTTCGGCACCAATGGCGTGGCCGGGGTGACGCTCGCCTATCACATCACCGAAAGCTTTTTTGTAGAGGCCGCTTACGGCACCAGTAAAACGCAAAAAACCAGTTATGAATTATTGAGCGGTGGCGTTGAACTCTTGACCGATGATCAGCGCGATCTGGCGTATTACAATTTATCGCTGGGCTACAATTTTTTGCATGGCCAAATTTTTATGTCGGACAAGTGGACGTTTAACAATCACTTTTATCTGATGGCGGGTGCGGGCAATACCGATTTTGCCGCAAAAGATTATTTCACCACCACCATCGGCGCGGGGTTGCGTTTTTATACTACCGATTGGTTGGCGCTGGATTTAAGCATGCGCGGCCACAGCTTCGAACATGAATTATTTGGTGAGGCAAAACGCATCACCAATTTGGAATCGCGTTTGGGTGTGTCGGTATTTTTTTAA
- a CDS encoding LamG domain-containing protein: MRITIASSLLQWHKPKLGRAALAILTLTAGLLGGCGGSGSGSEVTPNNPPPPATGGDNFTYRGEKPAGTEDIIKFQNELWINMAREDRCGGCHQVQAPTFARGDDINLAYASVIDEALVTLSDPASSRLVTKVAGGHNCWLADAGACADIMTGWINKWAGPRETSANDVVLKAPADRAIDNTKSFPSDSNSFATNVYPLLTEYCAACHAESAATRQQPYLASSDIAVAYEAAKSRMRLDNPAQSRLVQRLRADSHNCWDNDCAASANQMQAAIQALADSITAIEVDPDLVVSKAVGLGDAFVLSSGGRIDSDIIAKYEFKTGKGTVAFDTSGVDPVADLNLIGNVSWSSAWGVKFADTGRAQATVSGSRKLYDLLLGSGEYTIETWIIPDSLDQGANDNNPARIVSYSGSTTERNFTLGQYDYNYIGMNRTGESDANGEPVLATNDNDERAQASLQHVVLSFDPIRGRRLYVNGEFTGDNDATAGAFLKDWDNGHALVVGNEVSGNRPWAGSLRFLAIHKRAMSEGDIKTNFDVGVGARYLLLFNVSELIDQPACFTTTTEGTSGQCFIVFEVQQIDDYGYQFAAPFFTVLGDGALTSAVPLKGIRIGVNGTEAPVGQVFANINTQLAAGELTDGRQTLSPLGTVVEAKNGPEEDVFFLTFDQIGSSSYTRVVATPPPPAAPADIPDQPTLGLRDFAEINASLAAMTGIPATNTLVASTYEKVKQQLPTLTNLDGFLAAQQMGITQLTVAYCNAVVGNSSAVNTARAALFPGFDFSATANVAFNTPEKRDLIIEPLLTRLLANEVADGANPHSQLDGQADPAELRLELNQLIDNMTSCGSGCAADRTLTTVKATCAASLGSAVMLLQ, from the coding sequence ATGCGCATAACAATAGCATCGTCACTTTTACAGTGGCATAAACCCAAATTGGGGAGAGCCGCGCTCGCGATACTCACCCTCACTGCTGGCCTACTGGGCGGTTGCGGTGGTTCGGGCAGTGGCAGCGAAGTCACCCCCAATAACCCTCCTCCACCTGCCACCGGTGGCGACAACTTTACCTATCGCGGTGAAAAACCGGCGGGCACAGAAGACATAATCAAATTCCAGAACGAACTCTGGATCAACATGGCGCGCGAAGACCGCTGCGGCGGCTGCCATCAGGTTCAAGCCCCCACCTTCGCCCGTGGCGACGATATCAACCTCGCCTATGCCTCGGTGATTGATGAAGCACTGGTGACCTTGAGTGATCCGGCGTCATCGCGTTTGGTCACCAAAGTGGCTGGCGGCCACAATTGCTGGTTGGCCGATGCAGGTGCCTGCGCCGACATCATGACTGGCTGGATTAACAAGTGGGCAGGTCCGCGGGAAACCAGCGCTAACGATGTGGTGCTCAAGGCACCCGCTGATCGCGCTATCGACAATACTAAAAGCTTCCCTAGCGACAGCAACAGTTTTGCCACTAACGTTTATCCGTTGCTGACCGAATACTGCGCCGCATGTCACGCTGAATCCGCCGCGACGCGCCAACAACCCTACTTGGCGAGCAGTGATATCGCGGTTGCCTATGAAGCAGCCAAAAGCAGAATGCGCTTGGACAACCCGGCACAATCGCGTTTGGTACAACGCCTGCGCGCCGACTCCCACAACTGCTGGGACAATGACTGCGCCGCCAGCGCCAACCAAATGCAAGCCGCCATCCAGGCCTTGGCTGACAGCATCACCGCCATCGAAGTTGACCCCGATTTGGTGGTCAGCAAAGCAGTAGGTTTGGGCGATGCCTTTGTGCTCAGCAGCGGCGGCCGCATCGATAGCGACATCATCGCCAAATACGAATTCAAAACCGGCAAGGGCACGGTGGCGTTTGATACCTCAGGTGTAGACCCGGTTGCCGACCTCAACCTGATCGGCAATGTTAGCTGGAGCAGCGCTTGGGGCGTGAAATTTGCTGATACCGGCCGCGCCCAAGCGACCGTGAGTGGCAGCCGCAAACTCTACGACTTGTTACTCGGCTCCGGTGAATACACCATTGAGACCTGGATTATTCCCGACAGCCTTGACCAGGGCGCCAACGACAACAATCCGGCGCGCATCGTCAGCTACTCCGGCAGCACTACCGAGCGCAACTTCACCCTCGGACAGTACGATTACAACTACATCGGCATGAATCGTACCGGCGAAAGCGATGCCAATGGCGAACCGGTACTCGCTACCAATGACAATGACGAGCGCGCCCAGGCTTCACTGCAGCATGTGGTGCTCAGCTTTGACCCGATTCGCGGCCGGCGCCTCTATGTCAACGGTGAATTCACTGGCGACAACGACGCCACCGCTGGCGCCTTCCTCAAAGACTGGGATAACGGCCATGCACTGGTGGTGGGTAACGAGGTTTCTGGCAATCGCCCCTGGGCGGGCAGCTTGCGCTTCCTCGCCATTCACAAACGCGCCATGAGCGAAGGTGATATCAAAACCAACTTTGATGTAGGTGTAGGCGCGCGCTACCTGCTGCTGTTTAACGTGTCCGAGTTAATCGACCAGCCGGCCTGTTTTACCACCACGACAGAAGGCACCAGCGGTCAGTGTTTTATCGTGTTTGAAGTGCAGCAAATCGACGATTACGGCTACCAATTTGCCGCGCCGTTCTTCACCGTTCTGGGCGATGGTGCACTGACCAGCGCTGTTCCCCTCAAAGGCATTCGCATTGGGGTCAACGGCACCGAGGCACCGGTAGGCCAGGTATTTGCCAACATCAATACCCAGCTAGCCGCCGGGGAACTCACCGATGGCCGGCAAACATTGTCACCCTTGGGCACTGTGGTTGAAGCCAAAAATGGTCCCGAGGAGGATGTATTCTTCCTCACCTTCGACCAGATTGGCAGCAGCTCCTACACCCGGGTAGTCGCTACACCACCCCCACCGGCAGCGCCGGCCGACATTCCCGACCAACCAACCCTTGGTCTGCGCGATTTTGCGGAGATCAATGCCAGCTTGGCGGCAATGACCGGTATTCCCGCCACCAATACGCTGGTTGCCAGCACCTATGAAAAGGTGAAACAGCAGCTGCCAACACTGACCAATCTGGACGGCTTCCTCGCTGCGCAGCAAATGGGCATCACCCAATTGACCGTGGCCTATTGCAACGCGGTAGTGGGTAACTCCAGCGCGGTCAATACGGCGCGTGCGGCGCTTTTCCCCGGCTTTGATTTCAGCGCTACCGCCAATGTCGCGTTTAACACACCCGAAAAACGCGACTTGATTATCGAACCGCTGCTGACGCGCCTGTTGGCCAATGAAGTGGCCGATGGCGCCAATCCACACAGCCAACTCGATGGTCAAGCTGACCCCGCCGAGCTGCGTTTGGAACTGAACCAATTGATCGACAACATGACCAGCTGTGGCAGCGGTTGCGCCGCCGACCGCACCCTAACCACCGTTAAAGCCACTTGCGCCGCCTCCCTCGGAAGCGCCGTTATGTTGTTGCAATAA
- a CDS encoding TlpA disulfide reductase family protein, with product MLLYKSLHKSLHKKLATITAGIALGLSSLLALAEPAPDFTLPSSSGENVRLAEQRGQVVMLNFWASWCGPCRQEMPLLDEMSKRYSSAGFVLYGVNVEEDNTDAKKLIQQLGVTFPILYDAESKASSLYNVDAMPTTVLIDKKGEIRYVNRGYKPGDENKYRDQIRELIKE from the coding sequence ATGTTGTTGTATAAGTCGTTGCATAAATCGTTACACAAAAAACTGGCAACTATTACCGCCGGAATTGCACTGGGGTTAAGTTCGCTGCTGGCGCTTGCGGAACCCGCGCCGGATTTCACCTTGCCCAGCAGCAGTGGTGAAAATGTGCGTTTGGCGGAACAGCGTGGCCAAGTGGTGATGCTCAACTTCTGGGCCTCCTGGTGCGGCCCGTGCCGTCAGGAAATGCCATTGTTGGATGAAATGTCCAAGCGTTACAGCAGTGCCGGTTTTGTGCTCTACGGGGTGAATGTGGAAGAGGATAATACCGATGCAAAAAAACTCATCCAGCAATTGGGCGTGACCTTCCCGATTTTGTACGACGCCGAGAGCAAAGCGAGCAGCCTTTACAATGTAGATGCCATGCCAACCACGGTGCTTATCGATAAAAAAGGTGAAATTCGCTACGTCAACCGCGGTTACAAACCGGGCGACGAAAACAAATACCGCGACCAAATTCGTGAGCTGATTAAAGAATGA
- a CDS encoding DUF3570 domain-containing protein, with translation MVVINRLLILGFTLMASIAHAAVLPDERIDILYHGYDGGGAQIDGPSILVRKSIGSSVSVAANYYVDMVTSASIDVEATASPYSEERKEQGLSAQYMVDRSTISVGYVSSKENDYDATTYSLGIDQSFFGDLTTLGFGVSFGEDIVGQNTDPTYKRDLQRRKYSINASQIITKNLLASLSFDSASDQCLNLADTESCLNNPYRSVRFLTGTGGYAYQGEIYPHTRNSDAVGLRLMYFLPYRASLRAELRQFSDSWGIESENAELRYLHPYGERFLFEVKYRIYDQTGADFYADLFPFRDAQNFMARDKELSPFSSTVLGLGVTYKVPAGTIPWFEKSTVNLYWDHFNIDYDDFRDARVSPTEFAAGSEPLYSLDADVIRFYLSFWF, from the coding sequence GTGGTTGTAATTAATCGCCTGCTGATTTTAGGTTTTACACTCATGGCGAGTATCGCGCACGCGGCAGTATTACCCGATGAACGCATCGATATTCTCTACCACGGCTACGACGGTGGCGGTGCGCAAATTGATGGCCCTTCCATTTTAGTGCGCAAAAGTATCGGCAGTTCAGTATCGGTCGCCGCGAATTATTATGTGGATATGGTGACCAGCGCCTCTATTGATGTTGAGGCGACTGCAAGTCCCTACAGCGAAGAGCGCAAAGAGCAGGGCTTGAGTGCGCAATATATGGTTGATCGCTCCACCATTTCGGTGGGCTATGTCAGCAGTAAAGAAAATGACTACGATGCCACTACTTATAGTTTGGGTATCGACCAAAGTTTTTTTGGCGATTTAACCACGCTTGGTTTTGGTGTGAGTTTTGGTGAGGATATTGTTGGGCAGAATACTGACCCGACCTATAAGCGCGATTTACAGCGACGCAAATACAGCATCAACGCCTCGCAAATCATCACTAAAAATTTATTGGCATCGCTCAGCTTTGATAGCGCCAGCGATCAATGTTTGAATTTGGCGGACACCGAAAGCTGTTTGAATAATCCCTATCGCTCGGTGCGGTTTCTTACTGGCACCGGTGGTTATGCTTACCAGGGCGAAATTTATCCCCACACCCGCAATAGTGATGCCGTTGGCTTGCGGCTGATGTATTTTCTACCCTATCGCGCTTCATTGCGCGCAGAGCTTCGCCAGTTTTCCGATAGCTGGGGGATAGAGTCGGAAAATGCGGAGCTGCGCTATTTGCACCCTTACGGCGAACGCTTTTTGTTTGAAGTGAAATACCGTATTTATGACCAAACCGGTGCAGATTTTTATGCGGATTTATTTCCCTTCCGCGACGCACAAAATTTTATGGCGCGCGATAAGGAATTGAGTCCTTTTTCATCCACCGTGCTCGGGTTGGGCGTCACCTACAAAGTTCCGGCGGGCACTATTCCCTGGTTTGAAAAAAGCACCGTTAATCTCTACTGGGATCACTTCAATATCGACTATGACGACTTCCGCGATGCCCGTGTATCGCCCACGGAATTCGCCGCTGGTAGCGAACCGCTCTACAGTTTGGATGCGGATGTGATCCGGTTCTATCTTTCCTTCTGGTTTTAA
- a CDS encoding DUF4266 domain-containing protein gives MIARLSLLLAMLLCIAACSPIKPWVKPYERQKIADEIMSFDRDPIAGSYLHHVYDAREAARGGDGASGGGCGCN, from the coding sequence ATGATAGCGCGCCTCTCCTTGCTGCTCGCGATGCTGCTGTGCATCGCCGCCTGTAGTCCCATCAAGCCCTGGGTTAAACCCTATGAACGGCAAAAAATTGCGGACGAAATCATGAGTTTTGATCGCGATCCGATTGCGGGCAGTTACCTGCATCACGTGTACGACGCACGCGAAGCGGCACGCGGCGGTGATGGTGCATCGGGAGGTGGCTGTGGTTGTAATTAA